The Cupriavidus nantongensis genome has a segment encoding these proteins:
- a CDS encoding chromate transporter, whose product MAPQQGTDRPTYTLWQMVAYFLRLGTLGFGGPVALAGYMHRDLVERRGWITDGDYKEGLALAQLAPGPLAAQLAIYLGYVHYRIRGATLVGLAFVLPSFLMVLGLGWAYVRFGGLTWMQSVFYGVGAAVIGIIAISAYKLTTKSVGRDKLLWAIYLTLAAVTVITESEIAWLFLAAGVVVWFWRAPPKWLRQSGANALAATQMPAASGLFSTLDWPLLSQLGVFFAKAGAFVFGSGLAIVPFLYGGVVTEYHWLNEKQFVDAVAVAMITPGPVVITVGFIGYLVAGLPGACVAALATFLPCYLFTILPAPYFKKYGKLPAILAFVDGVTAAAIGAITGAVIVLAKRSIVDGPTLLLALVTVALLLKFKKLPEPVIISGAAVIGLAVYPMLHH is encoded by the coding sequence ATGGCACCACAGCAAGGCACTGATCGTCCCACCTATACGCTCTGGCAGATGGTGGCCTATTTCCTTCGGTTGGGGACCCTGGGCTTCGGCGGCCCCGTAGCACTGGCCGGCTATATGCACCGCGACCTGGTGGAGCGGCGCGGCTGGATCACCGATGGCGACTACAAGGAAGGCCTGGCGCTGGCGCAACTGGCACCAGGCCCGCTGGCCGCGCAACTGGCCATTTATCTCGGCTACGTGCATTACCGCATCCGGGGCGCAACGCTGGTCGGCCTGGCATTCGTGCTGCCGTCCTTTCTCATGGTGCTGGGATTGGGCTGGGCTTATGTCCGTTTTGGCGGACTGACCTGGATGCAGTCAGTGTTCTATGGGGTGGGCGCCGCCGTCATCGGCATCATTGCCATCAGCGCCTATAAGCTGACCACCAAGAGCGTTGGCCGCGACAAGCTGTTGTGGGCAATCTACCTGACGCTGGCTGCCGTGACCGTCATCACGGAATCCGAGATCGCCTGGCTGTTTCTCGCCGCCGGCGTAGTGGTCTGGTTCTGGCGCGCACCCCCGAAGTGGCTGCGCCAAAGCGGCGCGAATGCGCTGGCAGCCACGCAGATGCCGGCGGCAAGCGGGTTGTTCAGCACGCTCGACTGGCCGCTGCTGTCACAGCTCGGCGTGTTCTTTGCCAAGGCGGGCGCCTTTGTATTCGGCTCGGGCCTTGCGATCGTGCCGTTTCTCTACGGCGGCGTGGTAACGGAATACCACTGGCTCAACGAAAAGCAATTCGTCGATGCGGTGGCCGTGGCCATGATCACTCCCGGCCCCGTGGTCATCACGGTGGGATTCATCGGCTATCTGGTAGCCGGACTGCCCGGGGCCTGTGTGGCGGCATTGGCCACCTTCCTGCCGTGCTACCTGTTCACGATACTGCCCGCCCCATACTTCAAGAAATACGGCAAGCTTCCCGCCATCCTCGCCTTTGTCGACGGCGTCACTGCGGCGGCGATCGGCGCGATTACCGGGGCCGTGATCGTGCTGGCCAAGCGTTCGATCGTCGATGGTCCCACCCTGCTGCTGGCGCTGGTCACGGTCGCACTATTGCTGAAGTTCAAGAAGCTGCCTGAGCCGGTCATCATCAGCGGTGCCGCAGTGATCGGCCTGGCCGTTTATCCAATGCTGCACCACTGA
- a CDS encoding chromate resistance protein ChrB domain-containing protein: MTATTPSWALLIVTLPTSGATARMRIWRAVKNMGCAALRDGAYLLPAGVEQVGQLRQLADETRQENGQAWLLQVSAGTPDEEIAFRALFDRSADYEELQAALTEALEALSDQNGAELNRLLRRHERAYEAIRRIDFFPNQASRRAEAKWNDFSRAIEAIQSPGEPQPLTRTIPRRDAAQYQGRRWATRRHLWADRVASAWLIRRFIDPHARFLWLESPADCPDDALGFDFDGATFTHVGDRVSFEVLLASFGLEADRGLSRLARIVHALDIGGISVPEASGFEAVLAGARARLEDDDALLAEISSVLDSLYAHFSANKRP, translated from the coding sequence ATGACCGCAACCACTCCATCCTGGGCACTGCTGATCGTCACGCTTCCTACGTCCGGCGCGACCGCGCGCATGCGTATCTGGCGTGCGGTTAAGAATATGGGTTGCGCCGCGCTGCGTGACGGTGCCTATCTTTTGCCCGCGGGCGTGGAGCAGGTGGGCCAGTTGCGCCAGCTGGCTGACGAAACCCGGCAGGAAAACGGCCAAGCCTGGCTGCTGCAAGTCAGTGCCGGAACTCCGGACGAAGAGATCGCGTTCCGCGCCTTATTCGACCGCAGCGCTGACTATGAAGAACTGCAGGCCGCGCTGACCGAAGCACTTGAGGCGCTTTCCGACCAGAACGGCGCCGAACTGAATCGACTGCTGCGCCGCCATGAGCGCGCCTATGAAGCGATCCGCCGGATCGACTTTTTTCCCAATCAGGCGTCGCGCCGCGCGGAAGCGAAATGGAATGACTTCAGCCGGGCCATCGAGGCCATTCAGTCGCCAGGCGAGCCGCAGCCGCTCACACGTACGATCCCGCGCCGCGATGCCGCGCAATATCAGGGACGGCGGTGGGCCACGCGCCGCCACCTGTGGGCGGATCGCGTGGCCAGCGCCTGGCTGATCCGGCGCTTCATCGATCCGCATGCACGGTTCCTCTGGCTGGAAAGCCCCGCCGATTGCCCGGACGATGCACTGGGCTTCGACTTCGACGGGGCGACCTTTACGCATGTGGGCGATCGCGTTTCCTTTGAAGTGCTGCTGGCTAGCTTTGGACTCGAGGCTGACCGGGGACTCAGCCGACTAGCCAGAATCGTTCATGCACTGGACATAGGTGGTATCTCGGTGCCGGAAGCCAGCGGTTTCGAAGCCGTGCTGGCCGGCGCGCGAGCGCGGCTGGAGGATGACGACGCATTGCTCGCGGAAATCAGCTCGGTGCTGGATTCGCTCTATGCGCATTTTTCAGCCAACAAAAGACCCTGA
- a CDS encoding DUF1484 family protein — protein MHEKPHPQHETIFIGIPAETLESLDRIQAGLDSVLSLLEVESERSEGCHGVHCLLAMIKMQVDQMAEALQPEAESL, from the coding sequence ATGCACGAGAAACCTCATCCGCAGCACGAAACCATCTTCATCGGCATTCCGGCGGAAACCCTGGAATCGCTCGACCGGATTCAGGCCGGCCTGGATAGCGTCCTGTCGCTGCTGGAAGTGGAAAGCGAACGGTCCGAGGGATGCCACGGCGTCCATTGCCTGCTGGCGATGATCAAGATGCAGGTGGATCAGATGGCCGAGGCGTTGCAGCCTGAGGCTGAGTCGTTATGA
- a CDS encoding MBL fold metallo-hydrolase yields the protein MSTAFSNSGMQGRIQRMDFGRVSVYFGEKNGKYPDGNQVLIRGSETRAAFDTPLVANHIGPEFDATELVVMGHVHEDHMAGLHRLPHASVYVHEGDLPAARSWDGMVAAFGNAAYASETLLKFQREFFYAPRPDAQGYVDGACWDLGQTGIRAFHLPGHTAGHTVLLVEPEGVAFTGDIDLTGFGPYYGDAGSSLADFRRSLARLPEVPAKVWVTSHHRGVYTDREHFLRDLAAYAAKLDQREQRLLTLLRESPRTLAQLVDLRLLYPPGFHGSWVVNAETRTISQHLAELLTDGRVEVNEDGVYRVS from the coding sequence ATGAGCACGGCTTTCAGCAATTCCGGCATGCAGGGACGCATCCAGCGCATGGATTTCGGACGCGTTTCGGTCTACTTCGGCGAGAAGAACGGCAAGTACCCCGACGGAAACCAGGTATTGATACGGGGCTCGGAGACTCGCGCTGCGTTCGACACGCCGCTTGTCGCGAATCATATCGGTCCCGAGTTCGATGCGACCGAGTTGGTGGTGATGGGCCATGTGCATGAGGACCATATGGCCGGGTTGCATCGTCTGCCGCATGCATCGGTTTATGTGCACGAAGGCGACTTGCCGGCGGCAAGGAGCTGGGATGGCATGGTCGCCGCTTTCGGTAATGCGGCGTACGCATCGGAGACCCTTCTCAAGTTTCAGCGCGAGTTCTTTTATGCGCCGCGGCCCGATGCCCAAGGCTACGTGGACGGTGCGTGCTGGGATCTGGGGCAGACCGGCATTCGCGCTTTTCACCTGCCAGGGCACACCGCGGGCCATACCGTTCTCCTGGTGGAGCCAGAGGGTGTGGCTTTCACGGGCGACATCGACCTGACCGGATTCGGGCCCTACTATGGCGACGCGGGGTCCAGCCTGGCGGACTTCCGGCGCAGCCTGGCACGGCTGCCCGAGGTTCCGGCCAAGGTGTGGGTTACGTCCCATCATCGCGGCGTCTATACCGATCGTGAGCACTTCCTGCGCGATCTCGCTGCCTATGCGGCCAAGCTGGACCAACGCGAACAGCGCCTGCTGACCTTGCTGCGCGAATCGCCAAGGACACTGGCGCAACTGGTCGACCTGCGGCTGCTGTATCCGCCGGGCTTTCACGGCTCATGGGTAGTCAATGCCGAGACCCGTACGATTTCCCAGCATCTGGCGGAGCTGCTGACGGACGGGCGGGTTGAGGTGAACGAAGACGGCGTCTACCGGGTGAGTTGA
- a CDS encoding porin, protein MDAFRRDASNKGGAVVTAVPSKLVRDWGKAPVVALAAIGVFAGAAHAQSSVTLYGTLDTNLEFDTNFKSAGSGSANRYALNGEGLSGSRWGLRGVEDLGNGLSSVFVLESGIGGDDGTMQQGGRLFGRQAFVGLQSATYGKITFGRQYTSMLEALANFSPAAMSSLYEPVIAQIGPVYREDNTVKYSGTFGPVSVGAHWSFGTGGSSGTLDLSRLGGSGEVPGQFRRDTGFGARASYAAGPFSATVTYDQVNPSIIGNGGFAGTGTFKKAAAAASYAIGPAIFMTGYRWGMSTAPGQTLTRDNLYWAGVYYEMTSALSLTLDYYYQTFRSSTLPALRPAGNPRQLMFIADYRLSKRTDLYLTTAYAKNAGLCLDTASIAFNNGYQPAAGKDSMFGVALGIRHNF, encoded by the coding sequence ATGGATGCATTCAGGCGCGATGCCTCGAACAAGGGTGGGGCTGTGGTCACGGCGGTGCCGAGCAAACTGGTGCGCGACTGGGGCAAGGCCCCCGTTGTCGCACTGGCAGCAATTGGTGTCTTCGCAGGCGCGGCACACGCCCAGTCATCAGTCACGTTGTACGGTACGCTCGACACCAACCTGGAATTCGACACCAACTTCAAGAGCGCCGGCAGCGGTTCGGCCAATCGATACGCACTGAACGGCGAAGGTCTGTCGGGTTCGCGTTGGGGGCTACGCGGCGTGGAAGACCTCGGCAACGGACTGAGCAGCGTCTTCGTGCTGGAAAGCGGCATCGGCGGAGACGATGGCACCATGCAGCAAGGCGGTCGCCTGTTTGGCCGGCAGGCGTTTGTCGGCCTGCAGAGCGCCACCTACGGCAAGATCACCTTCGGTCGCCAATACACCTCGATGCTGGAGGCACTGGCCAACTTCTCGCCAGCGGCGATGTCGAGCCTGTATGAGCCGGTGATCGCCCAGATCGGACCGGTATACCGCGAGGACAACACCGTCAAATATTCGGGCACCTTCGGGCCGGTCAGCGTCGGGGCCCATTGGAGCTTTGGCACCGGCGGTAGCAGCGGCACCTTGGACCTCAGCCGCCTGGGTGGCTCGGGCGAGGTTCCCGGCCAGTTTCGCCGCGATACCGGCTTTGGCGCCCGGGCCTCCTATGCGGCTGGGCCGTTCAGTGCCACCGTCACCTACGACCAGGTGAATCCGAGCATCATCGGCAATGGCGGTTTCGCCGGTACCGGCACATTCAAGAAGGCCGCCGCAGCAGCCAGCTACGCCATCGGTCCAGCGATCTTCATGACTGGATACCGCTGGGGCATGTCGACTGCGCCGGGGCAGACCCTGACGCGCGACAACTTGTACTGGGCCGGCGTCTACTACGAGATGACGTCTGCGCTGAGCCTGACGCTGGACTACTACTATCAGACGTTCCGGTCCTCGACCTTGCCGGCGCTAAGGCCTGCCGGCAATCCGAGACAGTTGATGTTCATCGCCGACTACCGTCTCTCCAAGCGTACGGACCTGTACTTGACCACCGCTTACGCAAAGAATGCCGGCCTGTGCCTGGACACCGCTTCCATTGCATTCAACAACGGCTATCAGCCCGCTGCCGGCAAGGACAGCATGTTCGGCGTCGCACTGGGCATCCGCCACAACTTCTGA
- a CDS encoding TetR/AcrR family transcriptional regulator, producing the protein MESDDDIEQVSTRGRPVGDREAKRKELLRAASTVIAQEGYANASLRKVAKHAGYTTGAVTYYFANKEELVVALMESAFDRFDAMLESARESGDILAPFESWIRLTDRSTRFWPATSELLAQGRHEPAFAEVITRRYARYRRLLAAIVKDAQERGTVRNDIPADILTDQLVAMGDGWMMMYPIEPKRFTPKRMRALIDALAVLVAPAPGEQKSGGRATRA; encoded by the coding sequence ATGGAAAGCGACGACGATATCGAGCAGGTCTCAACCCGGGGTCGTCCGGTCGGCGACCGCGAAGCGAAGCGCAAGGAGTTGCTGCGCGCGGCATCAACTGTGATCGCACAGGAGGGCTATGCCAACGCATCGCTGCGCAAGGTTGCGAAGCATGCGGGCTACACCACCGGCGCGGTGACCTATTACTTCGCAAACAAGGAAGAGCTGGTGGTGGCGCTGATGGAAAGCGCATTCGACCGGTTCGACGCGATGCTGGAGTCGGCCCGGGAAAGCGGCGACATCCTCGCGCCGTTCGAAAGCTGGATCAGGCTGACCGACCGCAGCACGAGGTTTTGGCCGGCGACATCGGAATTGCTGGCGCAGGGACGACACGAGCCTGCGTTTGCGGAAGTCATCACCAGGCGCTACGCACGCTATCGTCGCCTGCTTGCTGCCATAGTCAAGGACGCGCAGGAACGGGGGACGGTCCGCAACGATATTCCCGCGGACATCCTCACTGACCAGCTCGTTGCCATGGGGGATGGGTGGATGATGATGTACCCGATCGAACCCAAGCGATTCACGCCCAAGCGAATGCGGGCGCTGATCGATGCCCTGGCGGTGCTGGTTGCGCCCGCGCCGGGTGAGCAGAAGTCTGGCGGACGGGCGACGCGCGCATAG
- a CDS encoding flavin monoamine oxidase family protein has translation MTDLYDVAVIGAGFAGVTAARDLSMTGHSVVLLEGRDRIGGRTWWSKALGVDLDLGGTYVHWTQAHVWRELKRYGIGLATPMPVSKAYWYADGAVHAGTWEQLHQLATPLVDRFFADARTHFPQVDDLAAADIGAIDRQTIGDRLDALELSAHDRDVLVNAMSILVCSEREQGLAQLLFWCAICFGNWSAFKEIAGHWAIEGGTGRLLDAMSAESKAELRLSTPVAAVDDNGHEVTVTLRDGQRIRARRAVVALPLNMLSEFSVTPALPQPVRAMIGQKNPIMPSKIWVRIKGEIEPFVIYAPAGKHPINTAHAERRDHGDTLVVCFCSDPSALDGNDREAVQQALRDFIPNIEVLETVCQDWANDPFSKGGWMHHRPGNLTQAAPMMRQPHGRIHFAGADIAPIGVGGIDGAIETGAKAAVDVARALNGAHHP, from the coding sequence ATGACAGATCTGTACGATGTCGCCGTGATTGGCGCTGGCTTCGCAGGCGTGACCGCTGCACGGGATCTCAGCATGACAGGCCATTCAGTGGTACTGCTCGAAGGGCGTGACCGGATCGGCGGCCGCACCTGGTGGAGCAAGGCCCTTGGCGTGGACCTCGATCTGGGCGGCACCTATGTGCACTGGACGCAGGCGCATGTGTGGCGCGAACTCAAGCGCTATGGCATCGGCCTAGCGACACCGATGCCGGTGAGCAAAGCCTACTGGTACGCCGACGGCGCTGTACACGCCGGGACGTGGGAGCAACTCCACCAGCTGGCCACGCCGCTGGTAGACCGCTTCTTCGCCGATGCGCGGACGCACTTTCCCCAGGTGGATGACCTGGCAGCCGCCGACATCGGCGCGATCGACAGGCAAACCATCGGCGACCGGCTTGACGCGCTTGAACTGTCGGCGCACGACCGCGACGTGCTGGTCAACGCGATGTCCATCCTGGTCTGCTCCGAACGCGAGCAAGGGCTTGCACAACTGCTGTTCTGGTGCGCGATCTGCTTCGGCAACTGGAGCGCGTTCAAGGAGATCGCGGGGCACTGGGCGATCGAGGGCGGCACCGGTCGCCTGCTCGACGCCATGAGCGCCGAATCGAAAGCCGAACTGCGCCTGTCGACGCCGGTGGCCGCTGTCGATGATAACGGGCACGAAGTCACTGTGACCTTACGCGATGGACAGCGTATCCGTGCCCGGCGCGCCGTGGTGGCATTGCCGCTGAACATGCTGAGCGAGTTTTCCGTCACGCCTGCGCTGCCGCAACCCGTGCGCGCCATGATCGGGCAAAAAAACCCGATCATGCCCAGCAAGATCTGGGTACGGATCAAGGGCGAGATCGAGCCCTTCGTGATCTATGCACCGGCGGGCAAGCATCCCATCAACACCGCCCACGCCGAGCGGCGCGACCATGGCGATACGCTGGTGGTGTGCTTCTGTTCCGACCCCTCGGCCCTGGACGGCAATGACCGCGAGGCAGTACAGCAGGCGCTGCGGGACTTCATTCCGAACATCGAAGTCCTGGAAACGGTCTGCCAGGACTGGGCCAACGACCCGTTCTCCAAAGGCGGATGGATGCATCACCGTCCCGGAAATCTGACGCAGGCCGCGCCCATGATGCGGCAGCCCCACGGCCGCATCCACTTCGCGGGCGCGGACATAGCGCCGATCGGGGTCGGCGGCATCGACGGTGCCATCGAGACCGGCGCCAAAGCTGCCGTTGACGTCGCTCGCGCCCTGAATGGCGCTCACCATCCGTGA
- a CDS encoding NAD(P)/FAD-dependent oxidoreductase, producing MTEDFKTYRTLGGWVERPADLQPSLEGHHSADVVIVGAGFAGLCAALELARHRVKVVVLERQFCGYGASSRNAGYLAGGQGLKYDRFLKRAGHEKARQIVRFYEDGVSFAEGKFSEHGIDCDYNRSGLIRAGIEPSQEARVREDMRISAELGCPSEYLDQAEMRARGIPPAFLFGSYVPNGGTLDPGKYVLGLRRAALRVGVRIHENTPLLSFTEGPTVKVQTPRGSVSAPVMILATNAYTPGLGPLADKVVPLRLSAMETEPLSPRQLAALGWHRREGITTMHWVMESHRLTARNTLVLTTKRLRYPFGSQTPEVPEHAQYRALRMALHDRFPPLRGIAIRRCWSGYISYADDGLPVIGRTGADRNIYYAAGCSGHGVGTQGMVGHMLAEAIQGIENPLLAMLMQHAPPSTLPEPLRWFTLNGALKVASALDERANRKARAA from the coding sequence GTGACTGAAGACTTCAAGACATACCGAACGCTGGGCGGCTGGGTAGAAAGGCCGGCTGACCTGCAGCCATCGCTCGAGGGCCACCACAGCGCCGATGTGGTGATCGTCGGCGCCGGCTTTGCCGGCCTTTGCGCGGCGCTGGAGCTCGCCCGGCACCGCGTGAAGGTGGTCGTGCTCGAACGCCAGTTCTGCGGCTATGGAGCGAGCAGCCGCAACGCGGGCTATCTCGCCGGCGGTCAGGGACTCAAGTACGACCGCTTCCTCAAGCGGGCAGGCCATGAGAAGGCAAGGCAGATCGTCCGCTTCTACGAGGACGGGGTCAGCTTCGCCGAAGGCAAGTTCTCGGAACATGGGATCGACTGCGACTACAACCGGTCGGGATTGATCCGCGCCGGCATCGAGCCATCGCAGGAAGCCAGGGTGCGCGAGGATATGCGAATCAGCGCCGAACTCGGATGCCCGTCGGAGTATCTTGACCAGGCCGAGATGCGCGCACGCGGCATCCCGCCAGCGTTCCTGTTCGGCAGCTACGTGCCGAACGGCGGCACGCTCGACCCCGGCAAGTACGTCCTGGGACTGAGGCGCGCGGCACTGCGCGTCGGGGTGAGGATCCACGAAAACACCCCGTTGCTGTCCTTCACCGAAGGACCGACCGTCAAGGTGCAGACACCGCGCGGCAGCGTCAGCGCGCCGGTCATGATCCTGGCCACCAACGCCTATACGCCCGGGCTAGGCCCGCTCGCGGACAAGGTGGTGCCGTTGCGGCTTTCTGCCATGGAGACCGAACCGCTTTCCCCTCGACAGCTGGCTGCCCTTGGATGGCATCGCCGCGAAGGCATCACAACCATGCACTGGGTCATGGAGAGCCATCGCCTGACAGCGCGCAACACGCTGGTCCTGACGACCAAGCGCCTGCGCTACCCGTTCGGCTCGCAGACGCCTGAAGTGCCCGAGCACGCCCAGTATCGAGCACTGCGGATGGCCCTGCACGACCGCTTTCCCCCCTTGCGGGGCATCGCCATCCGGCGGTGCTGGAGCGGCTACATCAGCTATGCCGACGATGGCCTGCCGGTCATCGGCCGCACCGGAGCGGATCGGAACATCTATTACGCGGCGGGATGTTCCGGCCACGGCGTCGGCACGCAGGGCATGGTCGGACACATGCTGGCGGAAGCTATCCAGGGCATCGAGAACCCGCTGCTTGCGATGCTGATGCAACACGCGCCGCCATCGACGCTGCCGGAGCCCCTGCGCTGGTTCACCCTGAACGGCGCCCTGAAGGTCGCAAGCGCGCTCGATGAACGCGCGAACCGCAAGGCGCGCGCCGCATGA